In a single window of the Acyrthosiphon pisum isolate AL4f chromosome X, pea_aphid_22Mar2018_4r6ur, whole genome shotgun sequence genome:
- the LOC115033176 gene encoding putative nuclease HARBI1 yields the protein MATSNEIAALFILQCEDDDNNRSLFQKNFRLKKNATCALIEILAPHIEIHQRSSSISVEIKVLIALHFFATGSYQSPVGNSRFTEVSQSTTSRYINEVVSALNHPEIFGVWVHFPTNMPDLIHKSLFRSYRKTGFPGVIGCLDCAHIAIVPPSKNLNLDENQYPEHIYVNRDSGYTLRQWLLTPINNPSTEAKEYFNAKQMSTRIIIERCNGVMKSRFRCLLKDRTLHYKLEKATAIINACVVLPEYIDDIEDYDMGIYNVTAEENNNNQNKDLILGRQQRDKIVRFLHNRRVM from the exons ATGGCAACATCTAATGAAATAGCggcattatttatattacaatgtgAAGATGACGATAATAATC gTTCATTGTTCCAAAAAAattttcgtttgaaaaaaaatgcaacttGTGCTTTAATTGAGATATTAGCACCTCATATAGAAATCCACCAACGTTCATCATCAATAAGTGtagaaataaaa GTCTTAatagcattacatttttttgcgaCGGGCTCATACCAATCACCAGTGGGCAATAGTCGGTTTACCGAAGTATCACAGTCCACTACATCTCGTTATATAAATGAGGTTGTATCTGCACTCAACCATCCTGAAATCTTTGGTGTTTGGGTTCATTTTCCTACAAATATGCCAGA TTTAATACACAAGAGTCTTTTTAGATCTTACAGGAAAACCGGATTTCCTGGTGTTATTGGCTGCTTGGATTGCGCCCATATAGCCATTGTCCCTCCttctaaaaacttaaatttagaTGAAAATCAATACCCAGAACACATTTATGTAAACC gagATTCTGGGTATACTTTACGACAATGGTTATTGACTCCAATAAATAATCCTTCTACAGAAGCTAAGGAGTACTTTAATGCTAAGCAAATGTCAACGAGAATTATCATTGAACGTTGCAATGGGGTTATGAAATCACGGTTTag atGCTTATTAAAAGACAGAACGTTGCACTACAAACTAGAGAAAGCTACAGCAATAATTAATGCATGTGTTGTTCTTCCAGAGTACATAGATGACATAGAAGATTATGATATGGGAATTTACAACGTGACAGcagaagaaaataataacaaccagAATAAAGACCTAATATTAGGAAGACAGCAAAGGGACAAAATTGTTAGGTTTTTACATAATCGGAGagttatgtaa